Proteins encoded together in one Telopea speciosissima isolate NSW1024214 ecotype Mountain lineage chromosome 4, Tspe_v1, whole genome shotgun sequence window:
- the LOC122658984 gene encoding pathogenesis-related protein 1A-like has product MAYQHNVVRKSLGLGPLTWNETVAGYAQRYADQRSGDCQLVHSQGPYGENLYWASGSAELETAAAAVKAWVDEKRDYDYATNTCVNGKMCGHYTQVVWKNSQQLGCGSVKCSNNAYLSVCSYYPPGNYIGERPY; this is encoded by the coding sequence ATGGCGTACCAGCACAATGTAGTACGTAAGTCATTGGGGTTAGGGCCTTTGACATGGAATGAGACGGTGGCAGGATACGCGCAGAGATATGCGGATCAGAGATCTGGGGATTGCCAACTCGTACACTCGCAAGGACCATATGGGGAGAACCTCTACTGGGCCTCAGGGTCAGCTGAGTTAGAGACTGCCGCAGCTGCCGTGAAGGCATGGGTAGATGAGAAGAGAGACTACGACTATGCCACCAACACCTGCGTCAATGGCAAGATGTGCGGGCACTACACCCAGGTTGTGTGGAAGAATTCCCAACAACTCGGCTGCGGTTCCGTCAAATGCTCCAATAATGCTTACTTGTCCGTCTGTAGCTATTACCCTCCTGGGAATTACATTGGAGAACGCCCTTACTAA
- the LOC122658983 gene encoding agamous-like MADS-box protein AGL62, which translates to MARKQSMGRQKIEIKRINCEASRQVTFSKRRAGLFKKASELCTLCGAETAILVFSPAGKVFSFGHPTVESIVERFLTEKNPQQEATALPLVDAHRGASVRELNRKYTEVLNLMETERKRAEALNQLNPEVTQSVPWWEAPIENMGLLELNHLKIFMEELKMNMTKRVDGLVGKAAVTSPFLSINSMGMVDRFGAAREANPNPSSTSSIFPYGDGYGFGLGRGLF; encoded by the coding sequence ATGGCAAGGAAACAAAGCATGGGTCGCCAGAAAATTGAGATCAAGAGGATCAATTGTGAAGCTTCTCGACAGGTCACTTTCTCTAAACGCAGAGCAGGACTATTCAAGAAAGCAAGTGAGCTCTGTACTCTCTGTGGTGCTGAGACAGCCATCCTTGTTTTCTCTCCTGCAGGGAAGGTTTTCTCATTTGGCCACCCAACTGTGGAGTCCATCGTTGAAAGGTTCCTAACTGAAAAAAATCCGCAACAGGAAGCCACTGCATTGCCTCTCGTGGACGCACACCGTGGAGCCAGTGTTCGTGAGCTCAACCGAAAGTATACAGAGGTGCTCAACCTGATGGAAACAGAGAGGAAGCGAGCCGAGGCACTCAACCAATTGAACCCAGAAGTGACGCAGAGCGTGCCATGGTGGGAAGCACCCATTGAAAATATGGGATTGCTTGAACTTAATCATTTGAAGATTTTTATGGAGGAACTTAAGATGAATATGACGAAACGTGTTGATGGGCTTGTGGGTAAAGCTGCTGTTACCTCCCCTTTCTTATCTATCAATTCAATGGGAATGGTGGATCGTTTTGGAGCAGCAAGAGAAGCTAACCCAAATCcaagtagtacttcttcaatcTTCCCTTATGGAGATGGTTATGGTTTTGGTCTTGGCCGTGGTCTTTTCTGA